In Curtobacterium sp. TC1, the following proteins share a genomic window:
- a CDS encoding glycosyltransferase family 2 protein, with protein sequence MAEAKGLGRVARRLARPFRGPEKPLTVTDRLDRWARRIAEFGVLDRAYLEAQTGRTFDSDAEAIAFYVHNDGQRGLSLHPLIEHEWMREHQPVPTMSWYDALHQEGPELFQTGPLFDAGVYAASVSEADRPASTLDALRDFLRNATDATTLPVPPGRRGHAPTWGAARDAAVSAARAFADAQHRTRRRYRATWGGPDVAEALARYPRGVARRDAEQPLVSVVMPVYRRADVVGAAIASVRAQQHANWELLVVDDGSGDETADVVRRIAADELRVRLVERENGGAGAARNTGLAAARGDFVAFLDADNTWRPEHLSAALAGLLETDGPGVHTGVRMTGANNADDSTAPAETYRGEDGTLDDLLAGNFIDLNALVVRRDVAAAAGPFDETLRRWIDWEWLLRIGKRSGVPAYVPVIGVDYDNVRDPRRLSSAQPASWQEVALARHRIDWDALADAVPARDAELVSVVVPVFRDWTMTRRAVDAVLHAADHEGDRVEVVLIDNGSPRSVSAVLGAWFGDEPRVLLQREDRNRNFGLGSDLGLARSTGGTVVMLNNDTEVTTGWLRPLVAALDDPTVLGAQPLLVYPDGVVQAAGTVFGGDKVLPWHFLGDHPRYDASRALAGAGTDTARPGAAGGRRFSAITAAAAAFRAVDLIRWQGFDPVFANGLEDVDLCLRALAASPDGSAFAVVPSSVVVHHESRTPGRDDARVDNRRVFDERWRGRYPAADAAGHYAAAGLRWLGVEPGLPKGHAVMVRSSRPIVVRERAGAAGVSGAAGASGAAGASGASGASGLRVAVKHDGTRVADVSALVSALEAAGHFVQVDLSTSWYRGSSGLDDVTVLVAGGSGAGVPSFVPQPGARNVVWLAAGQVVADGDFAEVVSADAGAERVVRAL encoded by the coding sequence ATGGCCGAGGCGAAGGGCCTCGGGCGCGTCGCGCGACGCCTGGCGCGTCCGTTCCGTGGCCCCGAGAAGCCGTTGACCGTCACGGACCGGCTCGACCGTTGGGCCCGGCGGATCGCCGAGTTCGGTGTCCTCGACCGCGCGTACCTCGAAGCACAGACCGGACGGACGTTCGACAGCGACGCCGAGGCCATCGCCTTCTACGTGCACAACGACGGGCAGCGGGGGCTCTCGCTGCACCCGCTCATCGAGCACGAGTGGATGCGCGAGCACCAGCCCGTCCCCACGATGTCCTGGTACGACGCCCTCCACCAGGAGGGCCCGGAGCTCTTCCAGACCGGACCGCTCTTCGACGCCGGCGTGTACGCCGCCTCGGTGTCGGAAGCCGACCGCCCGGCGTCCACGCTCGATGCGCTCCGTGACTTCCTGCGGAACGCGACCGACGCGACCACGCTCCCCGTGCCTCCCGGCCGCCGTGGCCACGCACCCACCTGGGGCGCCGCACGCGACGCAGCCGTCTCCGCTGCCCGCGCCTTCGCCGACGCGCAGCACCGGACCCGGCGCCGCTACCGGGCCACGTGGGGCGGACCCGACGTCGCCGAGGCACTCGCCCGGTACCCGCGTGGTGTCGCACGGCGTGACGCGGAGCAACCGCTCGTGTCGGTCGTGATGCCGGTGTACCGGCGTGCCGACGTGGTCGGCGCGGCGATCGCCTCGGTGCGCGCGCAGCAGCACGCGAACTGGGAGCTCCTCGTCGTCGACGACGGATCCGGCGACGAGACCGCCGACGTCGTGCGGCGCATCGCCGCCGACGAGCTGCGCGTCCGTCTGGTCGAGCGGGAGAACGGCGGGGCCGGAGCCGCGCGGAACACCGGACTCGCGGCCGCCCGCGGCGACTTCGTCGCGTTCCTCGACGCCGACAACACCTGGCGGCCCGAGCACCTGTCCGCCGCACTCGCCGGGCTGCTCGAGACGGACGGACCCGGCGTGCACACCGGCGTCCGGATGACCGGCGCGAACAACGCCGACGACTCCACCGCGCCCGCCGAGACGTACCGCGGCGAGGACGGCACGCTCGACGACCTCCTCGCCGGCAACTTCATCGACCTGAACGCGCTCGTCGTCCGTCGTGACGTCGCCGCCGCCGCCGGGCCGTTCGACGAGACCCTGCGCCGCTGGATCGACTGGGAGTGGCTGCTGCGCATCGGGAAGCGCTCCGGCGTGCCCGCGTACGTGCCCGTCATCGGTGTCGACTACGACAACGTCCGCGACCCCCGACGGCTCTCCTCCGCGCAGCCCGCATCGTGGCAGGAGGTCGCCCTCGCCCGCCACCGCATCGACTGGGACGCCCTCGCCGACGCGGTACCGGCGCGCGACGCCGAGCTGGTCTCCGTCGTCGTGCCGGTGTTCCGCGACTGGACGATGACCCGGCGCGCCGTGGACGCCGTGCTGCACGCCGCCGACCACGAGGGCGACCGGGTCGAGGTCGTGCTGATCGACAACGGGTCCCCCCGCTCGGTGTCCGCCGTGCTCGGAGCCTGGTTCGGCGACGAGCCGCGGGTCCTGCTGCAGCGCGAGGACCGGAACCGGAACTTCGGGCTGGGCAGCGACCTCGGCCTGGCCCGGTCCACCGGCGGCACCGTCGTCATGCTCAACAACGACACCGAGGTCACGACCGGGTGGCTGCGGCCGCTCGTCGCCGCGCTGGACGACCCGACGGTGCTCGGCGCGCAACCGCTGCTCGTGTACCCGGACGGGGTCGTGCAGGCAGCGGGCACGGTGTTCGGCGGGGACAAGGTGCTGCCATGGCACTTCCTCGGCGACCACCCGCGGTACGACGCTTCGCGGGCGTTGGCGGGTGCCGGGACCGACACCGCCCGGCCGGGTGCTGCCGGTGGTCGCCGCTTCTCGGCGATCACCGCTGCTGCCGCTGCGTTCCGGGCCGTCGACCTGATCCGCTGGCAAGGGTTCGACCCGGTGTTCGCGAACGGGCTCGAGGACGTCGACCTGTGCCTCCGGGCCCTCGCCGCGTCACCGGACGGCTCGGCCTTCGCCGTCGTGCCGTCCTCGGTCGTCGTGCACCACGAGAGCCGCACCCCCGGTCGCGACGACGCCCGCGTGGACAATCGGCGCGTGTTCGACGAGCGCTGGCGCGGGCGGTACCCGGCGGCGGACGCAGCAGGACACTACGCGGCCGCCGGACTGCGGTGGCTCGGGGTCGAGCCGGGGCTGCCGAAGGGGCACGCCGTGATGGTGCGGTCGTCGCGGCCGATCGTCGTGCGGGAGCGGGCGGGTGCTGCCGGGGTTTCCGGTGCTGCCGGCGCTTCCGGTGCTGCCGGCGCTTCCGGTGCTTCCGGTGCTTCCGGTCTCCGGGTCGCGGTGAAGCACGACGGGACCCGGGTGGCGGACGTCAGCGCGCTCGTGTCTGCGCTCGAGGCCGCCGGTCACTTCGTGCAGGTCGACCTGTCGACGTCCTGGTACCGGGGGTCGAGCGGACTGGACGACGTCACGGTGCTGGTCGCTGGCGGTTCGGGAGCGGGAGTCCCGTCGTTCGTGCCGCAACCGGGCGCGCGGAACGTCGTGTGGCTCGCGGCGGGGCAGGTCGTGGCGGACGGGGACTTCGCCGAGGTGGTTTCGGCGGATGCCGGAGCCGAGCGGGTCGTCCGGGCGCTCTGA